The segment CGGGTCAAGCTGCTGCTCATCGACCCCAAGCGTATTGAGCTGGCCATTTACGCCGATCTGCCGCACCTGGTGCACCCCGTGGTGACGGACATGACGCTCGCCAAAAGCGCGTTGGAATGGGCCATGAGCGAGATGGACTCGCGCTATGAGACCCTGGCCCGCCTCGGCGTGCGCAACATCGAGGGCTTCAACCAGAAGCTGGCCGACATGGGCGACAAGCGTCCTGAGGATTTGGCCGACCTTTCTCCCATGCCCTACCTGGTCATCATCATAGATGAGTTGGCCGATTTGATGATGACTGCGGCCAAGGATGTCGAGACGTGCATCGTGCGTCTGGCCCAGCTGGCGCGGGCGTCCGGCATCCACATGATTCTGGCCACCCAGCGCCCCAGCGTGGACGTGGTCACCGGGCTCATCAAAGCCAATTTTCCCACGCGCATCTCGTTTCAGGTGACCAGCCGCCACGACTCCCGCACCATTCTGGACACTGTGGGCGCGGAACGGCTGCTGGGCAAGGGCGACATGCTGTACAAGTCCGGAGGCTCCAAGCTGAAGCGAATGCACGGCGCCTATGTGGACGAATCAGAGATTGAGGCGTTGGTGGCCTACTGGAAGGCGCGCCAGCCGCAGCAGTTCGACCTTGACTTCAGCGAATGGCGCAAGGAAGGCGAGGCCACCGGTCCCGGCGGCGGCGCGGGCGATGGCGGCGGCGTGGCCGACGATCCCATGTACGCCGAGGCTGCGGAATTTGTTGTGGGGCAGGGCCGGGCCTCCATCTCCCTCATTCAGCGCCGTTTCCGCATCGGCTTCAACCGGGCCGCCCGCTACATCGAACAGATGGAGGCCGACGGGATGCTTGGCCCCCAGGACGGCAGCAAGCCGCGCATGGTCATCAAGGGACGCGAATAGGCGCTTGAGCCTGCTGAAGCATTCCTGAAGCCCTGGCGATCAGCAGTCGCCAGGGCTTTTCTGTATGGCGTCCAGTCGGTGTGGGATTCAGAACCAGCCGCGATGTGCTGCGGAGACGTGTTCGTCCGGCTGGCACGAAAAAAGGCCCTGGCGATGCGCATCGCCAGGGCCTTTGGAATTGCCGGTGCAACGTGCGGCTACTGGTCCGCCGTACGTTTTTCTTCCGCCGCCTTTTCCGCCGCCAGGGCCTCCGGGCTGTCCCAACCACCTCCCAGTGCCTTGTACAAGGTAAGGGTGTTGGCCAGACGAGAGAGGCGCGCCGCGATGAGCGCCTGGCGCGAATCTGCGTAGCTGCGTTGCGAATCAAGTTTGGTGAGATAGGAGTCCACACCGTTTTCGTAGCGCAGGGTGGACAATTCGTAGCTTTTGCCCGAGGCCGCCACCAGGGAGCCCTGGGCCTTGACCTGTTCCTCCAGGGAAGCGGTCAGCGCCAGTGCGTCGGACACTTCCTTAAAGGCCGTCTGCACGGTCATTTCATATTGCGCCACCATGATGTCGCGCTGGGCCTCGGAATACTTGACCCCGGCGCGTATGGCCCCGGTATGGAAGATGGGCAGCGTGAGCTGGGGCACGAAGGACCACGCGCCCGCCGGGGAATTGAAGAGGTCGTTTACCTGTGAGCTGGCGAAGCCTACGCTTGAGGTGATGCCGATGGACGGGAAGTAGCGCGCCCTTGCTGCGCCAATGTCGGCGTTGGCGGCTTTGAGCTGGTGTTCGGCGGCGAGAACATCCGGCCTGCGGGTCAGCACCTCGGAGGGCAACCCGGCGGGCACTGGGGTGGGCGGCGTGATTTCCGCCAGCGACTTGGCGGGCAGCAGCTCCGGCCCAAGGGGCATTCCAACCAGCACGGCCAGGGCGTTTTCGTCCTGGGTCACCTGGGCCTCGTACTTGGCGCGCTGCACCCGAGCCGTGTCCACTGTGGTCTGGGCTTGGGCCAGCTCCAGATCGTTGGCCACGCCGAATTCATGACGCTGCCGGACGATCTCGTAAGATGCCTGTTCCGTTTCCAGAATCTCCTGGGCCAGGGCCAGCTGTTCGCGGTCCGCCGCAAGGGTCATGTAGGCCGTGGCCACCTCAGCCACGAGGGAAAGCTCCACACTGCGGCGGGAGGCCTCTGTGGCGAGGAATGTTTCAAGCGCTTCGTCCTTCAGGCTCTGGATGCGGCCGAAGAGATCAAGCTCGAATGAGCTGAAGCCGAGGCCGACGCTGTAGGTGCGGCTGGTGACGGCTTTGCCCGAGCTTGAGAGCTTGGCCGGGGTGCGGTTCATGTTGGCCCCGGCGGTTGCATCGATCTTGGGCAGCAGGTCCGCGCGCTGGATCTGATACTGCGCCTGTGCGGCCACGATGTTCAGCGCGGCCACGCGCAGGTCGCGGTTGTTCGCCAGGGCAAGCTCGACAAGCCGTTTGGTGGGCTCGTCGGCGATGACGTTCCGCCAGTCGCGCATCGTGGTTCCAGCCTCGGCCTTGGCTCCAGTGCCGCTTGTCCAGTCTGACGGGAGCGGGGGCTTGGGCTGGACGTATTTGGGCGCCAGGGTGCATCCCCCGGCGAAGATCGGGAGCAGGGCGGCCAGGCACACGGCCGCTACAGTCTTTTGGTTTGGGCGCATCACTTCACCTCGTGTGAACTGTTGGTATCGGTGTTCCCCGCGCCGCCCGGCTCCTGGCCGGGCGTAGGCACTTCTGGCTCCAGGCCTCCGCCTTGGTCCTGCGGGTCCGCAGGCGCGTGCTTTCTGCCCATGGCGAGTTTGTAGACGATGACGAAGAACACGGGCACAAAGTAGATGCCTAGAATCGTCGCGGTGACCATGCCGCCGATGACGCCCGTGCCGATGGCGCGCTGGCTGCCGGAACCGGCGCCGCTGGCGATGGCCAGAGGCAGCACGCCAAGGATGAAGGCCAAAGAGGTCATGAGGATGGGGCGCAGGCGCAGGCGTGACGCCTCCATTGTCGCGTGCAGCAGGCCGTGCCCCTTCTCCACAAGGTCCTTGGCGAATTCAACGATGAGAATGGCGTTTTTGGCCGCAAGGCCGATGGTGGTCAACAGGCCGACCTGGAAGAACACGTCGTTGGTAAGGCCGCGTGCGAAGGTGGCGAGCACCGCGCCCACCACGCCCAGGGGCACCACCAGCATGACCGCGGTCGGCACGGCCCAGGATTCGTACAGGGCGGCCAGGCACAGGAACACCACCAGGATGGATATGGCGTACAGGACCGGAGCCTGGGAGCCGCTCATGCGCTCCTGGTAGGACAGGCCGGTCCACTCGATGCCCAGCCCGGCGGGAAGCTTGGACGCGATGTCCTCGATGGCGGCCATGGCCGCGCCGGAGCTCAAGCCCGGAGCCGCCATGCCCTGGATCTCGACCGCAGGCAGGCCGTTGTACCGCTCCAGGCGGGGCGAACCGTAAGTCCAACGTCCCGAGGAGAAGGCCGAGAAGGGGACCATCTCGTCTTTTGTGTTCCGAACGTACCAGAGGTTGATGTCTTCGGGCATCATGCGGTAGGGGGCGTCGCCCTGGACATACACCTTCTTCATGCGACCGCGGTCGATGAAGTCGTTTACGTAGCTTCCGCCAAGGACGGTGGAAAGCGTGTCGTTGATGGTGGCCTGGGACAAGCTGAAGGCCCCGGCCTTGGCTTGGTCGATGTCGATGCGGTATTGCGGGGTGTCCTCCATGCCGTTGGGGCGCACGGCCATGAGGGTGGGGGTCTTGGCCGCCATGCCCAGGAGCTGGTTCCGGGCCTGGATCAGGGCCTCATGGCCCAGTCCTGCGCGGTCTTGCAGGAAGAGGTCAAAGCCTGTTGCGTTGCCCA is part of the Humidesulfovibrio mexicanus genome and harbors:
- a CDS encoding efflux transporter outer membrane subunit, producing MRPNQKTVAAVCLAALLPIFAGGCTLAPKYVQPKPPLPSDWTSGTGAKAEAGTTMRDWRNVIADEPTKRLVELALANNRDLRVAALNIVAAQAQYQIQRADLLPKIDATAGANMNRTPAKLSSSGKAVTSRTYSVGLGFSSFELDLFGRIQSLKDEALETFLATEASRRSVELSLVAEVATAYMTLAADREQLALAQEILETEQASYEIVRQRHEFGVANDLELAQAQTTVDTARVQRAKYEAQVTQDENALAVLVGMPLGPELLPAKSLAEITPPTPVPAGLPSEVLTRRPDVLAAEHQLKAANADIGAARARYFPSIGITSSVGFASSQVNDLFNSPAGAWSFVPQLTLPIFHTGAIRAGVKYSEAQRDIMVAQYEMTVQTAFKEVSDALALTASLEEQVKAQGSLVAASGKSYELSTLRYENGVDSYLTKLDSQRSYADSRQALIAARLSRLANTLTLYKALGGGWDSPEALAAEKAAEEKRTADQ